A single genomic interval of Helianthus annuus cultivar XRQ/B chromosome 6, HanXRQr2.0-SUNRISE, whole genome shotgun sequence harbors:
- the LOC110864947 gene encoding protein IQ-DOMAIN 14, translating into MFPDSGRRRRTMGRATRWLKGLFGIKNTKDSGHRKDTTPSCIGRSRRDPSLSPPMYTIQSEEEQSRHAIAVAAATAAAADAAVAAAQAAAAVVKLTSQGFVGGGRETETLAAVKIQSLFRGYLARKALRALKGLVKLQALVRGYMVRKQAAATLRSMEAMVRAQSSICAPRFHAMNNLQNSKEGFDEARSEYTTSIHSRRLSSSFETSLMEESPKIVEMDPGRPKSRSRRTNTWGWTPGYANNNPSAQIPSSPQRHHSPARLPLPSSQSHEFEWASHIGLNRYRPISPSKSVCTDGSSSNRSYMASTKSFSAKLRSQSAPKQRPEYGFGHKKKMSLNEMMEPRNSVSFGVKMQRSTSQAQEPTSFKTAVSGRLARYSTDIRW; encoded by the exons ATGTTCCCAGATtctggaagaagaagaagaacaatgGGCAGAGCAACCCGGTGGCTCAAGGGCCTTTTCGgtataaaaaatacaaaagatTCCGGTCACCGGAAAGACACCACTCCGTCGTGCATCGGCCGGTCTCGTCGAGACCCCTCCCTTTCTCCGCCAATGTACACAATTCAGTCAGAAGAGGAGCAGAGCAGGCACGCAATCGCCGTCGCTGCTGCCACCGCCGCTGCCGCTGACGCCGCCGTTGCCGCCGCCCAAGCAGCCGCAGCTGTTGTTAAGTTGACTAGCCAAGGGTTTGTCGGTGGTGGTCGTGAAACTGAAACCTTAGCTGCCGTCAAAATTCAATCGTTGTTTCGTGGATATCTG GCACGAAAAGCATTGAGGGCATTAAAGGGATTAGTGAAACTTCAAGCGTTGGTACGAGGATACATGGTGAGAAAACAAGCAGCTGCTACCTTGCGCAGCATGGAAGCAATGGTGAGAGCGCAATCTAGCATTTGTGCGCCCAGATTTCATGCCATGAACAATCTTCAAAATTCTAAA GAGGGGTTCGATGAGGCAAGGAGTGAGTACACAACATCTATTCACAGCAGAAGGCTGTCATCTTCTTTTGAAACTTCTCTAATGGAAGAAAGCCCAAAAATTGTGGAAATGGACCCTGGAAGGCCCAAATCAAGATCCAGAAGGACCAACACATGGGGATGGACACCGGGTTATGCCAACAACAACCCGAGTGCCCAAATCCCCTCTTCACCTCAGCGACACCACTCCCCTGCCCGTTTACCCTTACCCAGCTCGCAAAGCCACGAGTTTGAGTGGGCCTCACATATAGGGCTTAATCGGTATAGGCCCATCTCTCCATCCAAGAGTGTGTGCACAGATGGGTCGTCAAGCAATCGGAGCTACATGGCTAGCACCAAATCATTTAGTGCTAAGTTAAGGTCTCAAAGTGCACCAAAGCAAAGGCCTGAATATGGATTCGGGCACAAGAAAAAGATGTCGCTCAATGAGATGATGGAACCAAGAAATAGTGTAAGTTTCGGGGTGAAAATGCAAAGATCGACTTCACAAGCCCAAGAGCCGACTAGTTTCAAGACTGCGGTTTCGGGTAGGCTTGCCAGGTATTCGACGGATATTCGATGGTGA